One window from the genome of Paraneptunicella aestuarii encodes:
- a CDS encoding nucleotidyltransferase family protein — translation MKAFLLAGGFGTRLKPMTDHTPKCLVEIDDKPLLQYWLEQLQLLGCSHIYINTHYLNEQVEAFVASSSFKDMVTLIHEPELLGTMGSIRHNRTLFDDDATLIAHADNFCLTDWQAFKTAYEQRPEHCDLTMMLFETPTPWSCGIVKSIKQDASHILSDYIEKPQDAKQHPEKYGNLANAAVFIASQKALDDICAMPDDCDDLCRDYLPLQIGKANVFVNHDVHIDIGTPETYAMANDLMQQRRGTA, via the coding sequence ATGAAGGCATTTTTATTGGCGGGTGGCTTTGGCACCCGCTTAAAGCCAATGACCGATCATACGCCCAAATGCTTGGTAGAAATCGACGACAAGCCCTTGTTGCAATACTGGCTTGAGCAATTGCAGTTATTGGGTTGCTCGCACATTTATATCAATACTCATTATCTGAATGAACAGGTTGAAGCCTTTGTTGCATCGTCGTCGTTTAAAGACATGGTGACTTTGATCCATGAACCTGAATTATTGGGCACCATGGGTTCGATTCGACACAATCGAACGCTGTTCGATGATGATGCGACGTTAATCGCTCACGCCGACAACTTCTGCCTGACCGATTGGCAAGCGTTTAAAACTGCCTACGAACAGCGCCCTGAACATTGCGACTTAACCATGATGCTGTTTGAAACACCCACGCCCTGGAGTTGTGGCATTGTTAAGAGTATTAAGCAGGATGCCAGTCACATTCTCAGCGATTACATAGAAAAGCCGCAAGACGCTAAGCAACACCCTGAAAAATACGGCAACCTTGCCAATGCAGCGGTGTTTATTGCTAGCCAGAAAGCTTTGGATGATATCTGTGCCATGCCGGATGATTGCGATGACCTTTGTCGTGATTATTTGCCACTGCAAATTGGCAAAGCCAATGTGTTTGTCAATCACGATGTGCATATTGATATTGGCACACCGGAAACTTATGCCATGGCAAATGACTTAATGCAGCAACGCCGAGGAACTGCATAA
- a CDS encoding phytanoyl-CoA dioxygenase family protein, which produces MIKLSSLVRFAKYEKKYGMHKLALLKKPIQSDVLNVGYHVIPDFWTAEQCQKARDLIDHFLDSPERENIKVWADELGADLRIMGANHLSSDLDIFSDAQVNEIITSLYGVDALNGFTMAARMKAVQGNLGSGQGWHRDSCIEHQYKAILYLSDVDSNTGPFQYCPKSGNALDIVRFEGRTHIDMDQSRLDSYEHHILQQPVDELCAPAGSLVIANTRGIHRGKPIVAGQRYALTNYYWKKSIPQHIVPYLNDVQNRGMNEQAVH; this is translated from the coding sequence GTGATTAAGTTGTCCTCATTAGTGCGGTTTGCCAAGTACGAGAAAAAGTATGGTATGCACAAATTGGCGCTGCTGAAGAAGCCCATTCAGTCGGATGTACTGAACGTGGGCTATCACGTTATTCCTGATTTTTGGACTGCCGAGCAATGCCAAAAAGCGCGCGACTTAATCGACCATTTCCTGGATTCCCCTGAGCGAGAGAACATTAAGGTTTGGGCGGATGAACTGGGCGCAGATTTGCGCATTATGGGCGCTAACCATTTGTCCTCTGATTTGGATATTTTTAGCGACGCGCAAGTCAACGAGATTATTACCAGCTTGTACGGCGTGGATGCTTTGAATGGTTTTACCATGGCCGCCAGAATGAAAGCCGTGCAAGGAAACCTGGGTTCAGGGCAAGGTTGGCATCGCGACAGTTGTATTGAACATCAGTACAAAGCCATTTTGTATTTGTCGGATGTGGATAGTAACACCGGGCCATTTCAATACTGCCCGAAAAGCGGTAATGCGCTGGACATAGTGCGTTTTGAAGGTCGCACACATATCGACATGGATCAGAGCCGATTAGATTCCTATGAACACCATATTTTGCAGCAACCTGTCGATGAGCTATGCGCTCCGGCGGGTTCATTGGTGATTGCCAATACGCGAGGCATTCACCGTGGAAAACCTATTGTGGCAGGGCAGCGCTATGCCCTGACCAATTATTATTGGAAGAAGAGCATCCCTCAGCACATAGTGCCCTACTTAAATGATGTACAAAACCGAGGGATGAACGAACAAGCTGTTCACTAG
- a CDS encoding N-acetylneuraminate synthase family protein, with amino-acid sequence MSIFIIAEIGINHNGDLDLAKKMIDVAVESGANAVKFQKRTLDKVYTQQELDAPRESPWGTTNREQKQGLEFGVEAFRDIDAYCKDKGIEWFFSAWDVDSQLLMRQFECKYNKVASARISHMPLLKAIAEEKKHTFISTGMATDEEVDAAVALFREMGCPFELMHCVSTYPAKVEDLNLKCIYTLQEKYGCDVGYSGHETGLATSVAAAAMGATSVERHLTLDRAMYGSDQAASVEPQGFKRLVRDIRAIESAMGDGVKRILEAEKPIAAKLKRTEDL; translated from the coding sequence ATGAGTATTTTTATCATTGCTGAGATTGGTATCAATCACAATGGCGACTTGGATCTTGCCAAAAAGATGATTGATGTCGCTGTGGAAAGTGGCGCGAATGCCGTGAAATTTCAAAAGCGCACACTGGACAAAGTGTACACTCAGCAAGAGTTGGATGCGCCGAGAGAAAGCCCGTGGGGCACAACCAACCGCGAGCAAAAACAAGGTTTGGAATTTGGCGTAGAAGCGTTTCGTGACATTGATGCCTACTGCAAAGACAAAGGCATTGAGTGGTTCTTCTCTGCATGGGATGTTGATTCACAATTGTTGATGCGTCAGTTTGAATGCAAATACAATAAAGTGGCTTCTGCGCGTATTTCGCATATGCCATTGCTTAAAGCCATTGCGGAAGAGAAAAAGCACACGTTCATTTCTACCGGCATGGCAACAGACGAAGAAGTCGACGCGGCAGTGGCCTTATTCCGCGAAATGGGCTGCCCGTTTGAACTAATGCATTGCGTCAGCACTTACCCTGCCAAAGTCGAAGACTTGAACCTGAAATGCATCTACACGCTGCAAGAAAAATACGGCTGTGACGTAGGCTACAGCGGCCATGAAACTGGCTTGGCAACCTCTGTTGCAGCAGCGGCGATGGGCGCGACTTCTGTAGAGCGCCACTTAACCCTGGATCGCGCTATGTATGGTTCTGACCAGGCTGCATCCGTAGAGCCTCAAGGTTTTAAGCGTTTGGTGCGCGATATTCGTGCCATCGAATCTGCCATGGGTGATGGTGTTAAGCGTATTTTGGAAGCGGAAAAGCCTATTGCTGCCAAATTGAAACGCACCGAAGATTTATAA
- a CDS encoding KdsC family phosphatase, with protein sequence MRQSDKQRLQKQIANLIAAEGLPASAAPTIEAAFLLWQKDGLESHRNNAIPAQKLQPIEYVFFDFDGVMTDNKVYTDQHGNESVMCDRADGLGIKQLKQQGKQVYILSTEANPVVTMRAKKLNIECFHNCSNKAEFMLAWMQDNCVQAEEVAFVGNDINDLEVMKVVGLALCPADSDTSILAIADYVIPRNGGDRVVREVASLWHIE encoded by the coding sequence TTGAGACAAAGCGACAAGCAACGATTGCAAAAGCAAATAGCCAACCTGATAGCCGCTGAAGGCTTGCCTGCCAGCGCTGCGCCAACAATAGAGGCTGCATTCCTGTTGTGGCAGAAAGATGGGCTTGAATCTCATAGAAATAATGCAATTCCAGCACAAAAACTGCAGCCTATCGAATATGTGTTTTTTGATTTCGATGGCGTGATGACCGACAACAAGGTGTATACCGATCAACATGGCAACGAATCTGTTATGTGTGATCGCGCTGACGGCTTGGGGATTAAACAGCTTAAGCAGCAAGGAAAGCAGGTCTATATTTTGTCAACGGAAGCGAACCCGGTGGTAACCATGCGAGCGAAGAAGCTCAATATCGAGTGCTTCCATAATTGCAGTAATAAAGCGGAATTTATGTTGGCCTGGATGCAAGACAACTGCGTTCAAGCAGAAGAAGTGGCGTTTGTTGGTAACGACATTAATGATTTGGAAGTGATGAAAGTGGTTGGCTTGGCGCTTTGCCCTGCCGATTCTGACACATCCATTTTAGCCATTGCCGACTATGTTATTCCACGCAACGGCGGCGATCGCGTTGTGCGCGAAGTAGCCAGCTTGTGGCATATCGAATAG
- a CDS encoding acylneuraminate cytidylyltransferase family protein: MNIACIIPARGGSKGIPGKNIKSLAGKPLICWSIQQALESKLINRGVYVSSDSQDILTVAEQAGATAIKRPDELSSDSASSESALVHAIDTIRAQSDIDLIVFLQCTSPIRKRDDIDNAITTLQQQQADSLLSVLTIKDYFVWQAGSNEQSASSVNFDYQNRKRRQDLPTQYLENGSIYVFKPEILEQYNNRLGGKIALYPMEKYCSQQIDDEAEFMLCDAILRGLSEESGVAL, encoded by the coding sequence GTGAATATAGCCTGTATTATTCCTGCTCGTGGCGGTTCCAAAGGGATCCCCGGCAAAAACATTAAATCTCTGGCGGGGAAGCCGTTAATTTGCTGGAGTATCCAGCAGGCATTGGAAAGTAAACTGATCAATCGGGGCGTTTACGTGTCATCCGATAGTCAGGATATTTTGACTGTTGCCGAGCAAGCCGGAGCGACAGCGATTAAGCGCCCGGATGAGCTGTCGTCGGACTCGGCTTCTTCCGAATCAGCACTGGTTCATGCTATTGATACCATTCGCGCTCAGTCCGACATTGATTTAATCGTTTTCTTACAATGTACATCGCCTATTCGCAAGCGTGACGATATTGATAACGCCATTACCACTTTGCAACAGCAACAGGCCGACAGCCTGCTTTCGGTTTTGACCATCAAGGACTATTTCGTTTGGCAAGCCGGTTCAAATGAACAAAGTGCCAGTTCGGTAAACTTTGATTATCAGAACCGCAAGCGCCGTCAGGATTTGCCTACGCAATACCTTGAAAATGGCTCTATCTACGTATTCAAACCTGAGATTCTGGAACAGTACAATAACCGACTTGGCGGCAAAATCGCCTTGTATCCCATGGAAAAATACTGTTCACAGCAAATCGACGATGAAGCTGAATTTATGTTGTGTGATGCTATCTTACGAGGCTTGAGTGAAGAATCCGGGGTGGCATTGTGA
- a CDS encoding SDR family NAD(P)-dependent oxidoreductase: MSTDNSRTNKPCIVVTGATGYFGGYFVEALAQDYHVLAMARNLEKLEAMQQRLGDNVTPVCCDLSDLEQARTSMRYIMREYNVVGLVNNAFPLGKATGFNTPDGALDKITTDMMLNAFSAGAVAPMVLIQEFGNALMERKATGKIVNISSMYASVSPDPVLYEGKTTFNPVSYGMTKAALEYLTKYVASFWGAKGIRCNAIAPGPFPNVEFDSENATRDNQFLDRLRAKNCNHEVGHPTQLLGALRLLLSDDAEFINGEVIRVDGGWTVR, encoded by the coding sequence GTGAGCACTGACAACTCTAGAACCAACAAACCCTGCATCGTTGTAACCGGTGCTACGGGTTACTTTGGCGGTTATTTTGTTGAAGCCTTAGCGCAGGATTATCACGTTCTGGCGATGGCACGGAATCTGGAAAAGCTGGAAGCCATGCAGCAACGATTGGGCGATAATGTCACGCCGGTCTGTTGCGATTTATCGGATCTGGAACAAGCTCGCACATCGATGCGTTATATCATGCGTGAATATAATGTGGTCGGCTTGGTCAACAATGCCTTTCCTCTAGGCAAGGCAACTGGTTTTAATACGCCCGACGGTGCGTTGGATAAAATCACCACTGACATGATGTTGAACGCCTTTTCCGCTGGTGCAGTCGCGCCTATGGTGCTGATTCAGGAATTCGGCAATGCCTTGATGGAACGAAAAGCCACGGGCAAAATCGTTAATATCTCCTCTATGTATGCTTCGGTTTCCCCCGATCCTGTTTTATACGAAGGCAAAACCACCTTTAATCCGGTTTCCTATGGTATGACCAAAGCGGCGCTGGAATACCTGACCAAATACGTTGCCAGTTTTTGGGGAGCCAAGGGTATTCGTTGTAACGCTATTGCGCCGGGGCCGTTTCCCAATGTGGAGTTTGACAGTGAAAATGCCACACGAGATAACCAGTTTCTGGATCGCCTAAGAGCGAAAAACTGCAACCATGAAGTGGGGCATCCAACGCAACTGTTGGGCGCTTTGCGCTTGCTGTTGTCTGACGATGCTGAATTTATTAATGGCGAAGTGATCCGGGTTGATGGCGGCTGGACGGTGCGTTAG
- a CDS encoding sugar phosphate isomerase/epimerase family protein has translation MNNPLGMMQGRLSPRSDGRYQSHPVMHWQNEFFVAKTLGLQLIEFILDSWSLEHNPLLTNEGRAEIQRVMKRSGVGVKSICADIFMDYTFASDNDIHDPAQALSLLEQLIHIADELDIQDIVIPCVDRSSLPDDVSQARFIERISPLCQLAVNHGVRINIEADWEPQTFARVLDGIGRDKVWVNYDIGNSASLGFDPREEFAAYGHNISDLHIKDRKLHDASVVLGTGDADFDFIIQWLQQNQFSGHMIFQAARADDYIDDLQLVRSQIAWFKQRWQEIANG, from the coding sequence ATGAATAATCCTTTAGGTATGATGCAAGGTCGATTGTCGCCCCGAAGCGACGGTCGTTATCAATCTCACCCTGTCATGCATTGGCAAAATGAATTTTTTGTGGCTAAAACATTAGGGCTGCAATTAATCGAATTCATTCTGGATAGCTGGTCGCTGGAACACAATCCATTGCTCACCAATGAAGGCCGAGCCGAGATTCAAAGAGTGATGAAGCGAAGCGGAGTTGGCGTAAAAAGCATTTGTGCCGACATTTTTATGGATTACACCTTCGCCAGCGACAATGACATTCATGATCCCGCACAAGCGCTTTCTTTGTTGGAGCAATTGATTCATATCGCGGATGAACTGGATATTCAGGACATCGTTATTCCTTGCGTTGACCGCTCATCGTTGCCCGATGACGTGAGTCAGGCGCGTTTTATTGAACGCATATCGCCGCTTTGCCAGTTGGCGGTAAATCATGGCGTTAGAATTAACATTGAAGCCGACTGGGAACCGCAAACTTTTGCTCGTGTGTTGGATGGCATTGGGCGAGACAAGGTCTGGGTGAACTACGATATTGGTAATTCGGCATCGCTTGGATTCGATCCAAGAGAAGAGTTTGCCGCTTACGGACATAACATTTCAGACTTACACATCAAAGACCGCAAGCTACACGACGCATCGGTGGTGCTAGGCACAGGTGATGCAGATTTCGACTTTATTATTCAGTGGTTACAGCAGAATCAATTTTCCGGTCACATGATTTTCCAGGCCGCCAGAGCCGATGATTACATTGACGATTTACAATTAGTGCGCTCTCAAATTGCCTGGTTTAAACAGCGCTGGCAGGAAATTGCAAATGGCTAA
- a CDS encoding SDR family NAD(P)-dependent oxidoreductase produces MAKASENGKKALVTGSTSGIGYAIAYALLDEGYHVILNGRDAEKGQQVLNKFKQQFEHVDMLIADVATPAGIQSLQSYIQEHDLAFDLVVSNVGSGRCSNELTVSMDEYQRVFDTNFFSAVNVCQLTIGNINRGGAIIIISSIAGVAPIGAPIPYACAKAALNMLVQEWAMRTAKDGIRVNGISPGNVMFPGSTWDKKMQENADKTRQYIADNVPLNTFVEPDDIADMVCQIARSRSMTGQNIVLDGGQTLGRS; encoded by the coding sequence ATGGCTAAGGCGAGTGAAAACGGAAAGAAGGCATTGGTAACAGGCTCAACCAGTGGTATTGGCTATGCCATCGCTTATGCGCTATTGGACGAGGGCTACCACGTTATTCTTAATGGTCGTGATGCTGAAAAAGGGCAACAGGTTTTAAACAAGTTTAAGCAACAGTTTGAGCATGTGGATATGTTGATTGCAGACGTTGCCACACCTGCTGGAATTCAGAGCTTGCAATCTTATATTCAAGAGCATGATTTGGCTTTTGACCTCGTGGTTTCCAATGTAGGCAGTGGACGTTGCAGCAATGAATTGACTGTGTCTATGGACGAGTATCAACGCGTGTTTGATACCAACTTTTTCTCTGCCGTGAACGTGTGCCAGTTAACCATTGGTAATATTAATCGCGGTGGCGCGATTATCATTATCAGTTCCATTGCCGGTGTTGCGCCAATAGGCGCGCCCATTCCTTATGCTTGTGCCAAGGCGGCACTGAACATGCTGGTTCAAGAATGGGCGATGCGCACCGCTAAAGACGGCATTCGCGTGAATGGTATAAGCCCGGGCAATGTCATGTTCCCCGGTAGTACCTGGGACAAGAAAATGCAGGAAAACGCCGATAAGACCAGGCAATATATCGCTGACAATGTGCCACTAAACACCTTTGTTGAGCCAGACGATATTGCCGATATGGTGTGCCAAATCGCTCGTTCCAGGTCGATGACAGGCCAGAATATTGTGCTAGACGGTGGGCAAACTCTCGGGCGTTCATGA
- a CDS encoding SDR family oxidoreductase, which translates to MIKTGSSAKFSADLSNKRVVITGAAGLLGTEYSRTLASCGATLELVDIDIQGLEQLREQLREQLTSKFPENVCHIHAVDITDESQVSELASRIANSLSDDEELALINNAAIDAKVGGGHGKNLSRLENFSLQQWQREIDVGLTGALLWSKHLGTVMAQRGSGIIVNVASDLGVIAPNQNLYKQDDVADDLQNVKPVTYSVIKHGLIGLTKYLATYWPQQGVRCNAIAPGGVFNQQPDEFVAKVSSLIPMGRMAKVDEYNGAMQFLLSDASQYMNGHVLVMDGGRTVW; encoded by the coding sequence ATGATTAAAACAGGATCTAGTGCCAAATTTAGCGCCGATTTGTCCAATAAACGAGTGGTCATTACCGGAGCTGCCGGACTTTTAGGAACTGAATATTCTCGTACCTTGGCAAGTTGCGGAGCTACGTTGGAATTGGTCGATATTGATATTCAAGGGCTTGAGCAACTACGTGAACAGCTACGTGAGCAATTGACCTCGAAGTTTCCTGAAAATGTTTGTCATATCCATGCCGTTGATATTACGGATGAATCTCAGGTGAGTGAACTCGCTTCTCGTATCGCGAATTCCTTGTCTGATGATGAAGAACTGGCCTTGATTAACAATGCAGCCATAGACGCCAAAGTTGGCGGCGGACATGGCAAGAACTTGTCTCGCCTGGAAAATTTCAGCTTGCAGCAATGGCAACGTGAAATTGATGTGGGTTTAACTGGCGCGTTGCTGTGGTCGAAACATCTGGGAACTGTTATGGCTCAACGTGGTTCGGGCATAATAGTGAATGTCGCTTCGGATCTTGGCGTTATCGCACCTAACCAGAATCTCTACAAGCAAGATGATGTTGCCGACGACTTGCAAAATGTAAAACCGGTAACTTATTCGGTGATCAAACATGGCTTGATTGGCTTAACCAAATACCTCGCTACTTATTGGCCGCAACAAGGCGTGCGTTGTAACGCCATTGCTCCCGGTGGCGTCTTTAACCAACAGCCGGATGAGTTTGTTGCCAAGGTTTCGTCGTTAATCCCAATGGGCAGAATGGCAAAAGTCGATGAATACAACGGTGCCATGCAGTTTTTACTCAGCGATGCCTCACAATATATGAATGGTCATGTGTTGGTGATGGATGGTGGACGCACGGTTTGGTGA
- a CDS encoding EAL domain-containing protein, whose translation MEQEMMIYDRFSCENCADRNTLDFDFTMAFQPIINCKTHEIYGYEALVRGLNNESAFSILSQVNDDNRYLFDQHCRIKAIALASKLELDSMLSINFLPNAIYKPERCIRTTLDAAKRYGFPVERIMFEFTEAEKIEDTDLIKNIVAHYKKLGFQTAIDDFGSGYSGLNLLADFQTNLIKLDMELIRNIDKDTARQSIVRNCLNIFRDLNITPLAEGIETREEFKCLRDLGIELMQGYLFAKPGFEELPQVDFYALE comes from the coding sequence ATGGAACAAGAAATGATGATTTATGACAGGTTTTCATGTGAAAACTGTGCTGATAGAAACACTCTTGATTTTGATTTCACAATGGCTTTCCAGCCTATTATTAACTGCAAGACTCATGAAATTTATGGATATGAGGCATTAGTTCGCGGGTTGAATAATGAATCTGCTTTTTCAATATTGTCTCAAGTGAATGATGATAATCGTTATTTATTTGACCAGCACTGCCGGATAAAGGCTATTGCTCTGGCGTCTAAACTTGAACTTGACTCAATGCTTAGCATTAACTTTCTTCCCAATGCGATATATAAGCCAGAGCGCTGCATAAGAACAACATTAGACGCAGCTAAGAGGTATGGTTTTCCTGTCGAAAGAATCATGTTTGAGTTTACAGAAGCTGAGAAAATTGAAGATACGGACTTAATCAAAAATATTGTTGCTCATTACAAAAAGTTGGGCTTCCAAACCGCAATAGATGATTTTGGCTCTGGCTATTCAGGTTTGAATTTATTAGCTGATTTTCAAACCAACCTTATCAAACTTGATATGGAGCTTATCCGCAATATCGACAAGGACACAGCTCGCCAATCAATAGTACGGAACTGTTTAAACATCTTTCGTGATTTAAATATTACTCCCTTAGCTGAAGGCATTGAGACTAGAGAAGAATTTAAATGTTTACGCGATTTAGGTATTGAATTAATGCAAGGGTATCTTTTTGCTAAACCTGGTTTTGAAGAGTTACCACAAGTTGATTTTTATGCTCTTGAATAG
- a CDS encoding methyltransferase domain-containing protein, with protein sequence MQVERVSADHLVVQHTAELELVRDLLVIQQHPICFVVDEQGVFVGAITKGDLLKGEPLANESNGTLYSAGAICNRNPKRLQESKPDSVISRYFNERITCIPLLDNNGKLAALARPQSKNLRLNLNIGAGAQVFDGFINLDVKSDWYEQHHKEADSAQFVEYDILTDVLPYDENTVDNIYLSHVVEHISNDAVANLLADCVRVLKPTGVMRIACPDAEFLAHISSFQNDFWYWRRDWFRLHANHMDAKDITQFDFLVREVATERVGQVRAEDFAEDCLAPENRIATLEKLVEGLSFNKDHIGNHINYWTFDKLSKFAQSAGFTHIVRSKYQGCISQDMKGKEFDATRPEMSLYVDLVKS encoded by the coding sequence ATGCAGGTTGAGCGTGTCAGTGCTGATCATTTGGTAGTGCAACATACTGCCGAACTAGAGCTGGTTCGGGATTTGTTAGTGATTCAGCAACACCCAATTTGTTTTGTGGTTGATGAGCAGGGTGTGTTTGTTGGTGCCATCACAAAAGGCGATTTGCTAAAAGGCGAGCCGTTGGCTAATGAAAGTAATGGGACGCTTTACTCGGCTGGAGCGATTTGTAACCGCAACCCCAAACGCCTGCAAGAAAGTAAGCCCGACAGTGTTATCTCCAGATATTTTAACGAGCGAATCACCTGTATTCCCTTACTTGATAACAACGGCAAATTAGCCGCGTTAGCAAGGCCGCAAAGCAAGAATTTACGTTTGAATCTGAATATTGGTGCGGGAGCTCAGGTTTTTGATGGTTTTATCAATCTGGATGTTAAGTCTGATTGGTATGAGCAGCATCACAAGGAAGCGGACAGTGCGCAATTTGTGGAATACGACATTCTTACCGATGTCCTTCCCTATGACGAAAACACTGTTGATAACATCTACCTTTCCCATGTCGTTGAGCATATTAGTAATGATGCTGTGGCTAATTTGCTTGCTGATTGTGTTCGAGTGCTAAAACCGACTGGGGTTATGCGTATAGCCTGCCCCGATGCGGAGTTTTTGGCTCATATCAGTAGCTTTCAAAATGACTTTTGGTATTGGCGTCGTGACTGGTTTAGGTTACATGCCAACCATATGGATGCCAAGGACATCACTCAATTCGATTTTCTGGTGCGTGAAGTGGCAACTGAGAGAGTGGGGCAAGTTCGAGCAGAGGATTTTGCCGAAGATTGTTTAGCGCCTGAAAATCGCATTGCAACCTTGGAAAAACTGGTTGAAGGATTGAGTTTTAACAAAGATCACATTGGCAATCATATCAACTATTGGACCTTTGATAAGCTGAGCAAGTTTGCGCAATCGGCTGGGTTTACACATATCGTACGTAGTAAATACCAAGGCTGTATTTCACAGGATATGAAAGGAAAAGAGTTCGATGCTACGCGCCCGGAAATGTCTTTGTATGTGGATTTGGTTAAGTCTTAA
- a CDS encoding AbrB/MazE/SpoVT family DNA-binding domain-containing protein, which produces MAKVSAKRQISLPIEQCAQAHINVGDEVECYVDREGVISVVRKSAGAAKGVLSHIQVKENMTDEESMRSALGS; this is translated from the coding sequence ATGGCAAAGGTTAGCGCAAAAAGACAGATTTCCCTTCCTATCGAGCAGTGTGCTCAGGCTCATATTAATGTGGGTGATGAGGTTGAATGCTACGTCGATCGCGAAGGTGTGATTTCCGTCGTCAGGAAATCGGCGGGCGCTGCCAAAGGCGTGTTAAGCCATATTCAAGTGAAAGAAAACATGACCGATGAAGAGTCTATGCGGTCAGCATTAGGTTCTTAA
- a CDS encoding PIN domain-containing protein, with amino-acid sequence MIAIDTNVLLRYLLQDDPHQSPIANQLLERAEKVLITDVVLVEALWTLKGKKYQLTREQIIDVVHALFAESNFIFENNQVVWRALRDFMQVMGVKVNGKTRFADFSDALIANKAVSCVHLGEFESVYTFDIAAQELAICQRP; translated from the coding sequence ATGATTGCCATTGATACTAACGTGTTACTGCGTTATCTGCTTCAAGACGACCCGCATCAATCACCTATCGCCAATCAGCTATTAGAACGCGCAGAAAAAGTGCTCATTACCGACGTTGTATTGGTTGAAGCTCTATGGACATTAAAAGGCAAAAAGTACCAATTAACTCGTGAACAGATCATTGATGTTGTTCATGCCTTGTTTGCCGAGTCGAATTTTATCTTTGAGAACAATCAGGTGGTATGGCGAGCCTTAAGAGACTTTATGCAAGTGATGGGTGTTAAAGTAAACGGCAAAACCCGGTTTGCAGATTTCTCCGACGCACTCATTGCCAATAAAGCCGTTAGCTGTGTTCATCTCGGGGAATTTGAATCTGTTTACACCTTCGATATTGCTGCGCAAGAGCTCGCTATTTGCCAGCGGCCGTAG